A genomic window from Pungitius pungitius chromosome 12, fPunPun2.1, whole genome shotgun sequence includes:
- the grap2a gene encoding GRB2-related adapter protein 2a, with amino-acid sequence MEARGKYDFSATATDELSFRKGDTLKILSPQDDWYRAEMGGQEGYVPQNYVEVQTPRWFQENASRSAAEDVLRSKGLGHFVIRGCQSSPGDFSISVKHESDVQHFKVMKDNKGQYFLWSEKFTSLNKLVDFYKSVSISKTREIFLLDDGPDGRGPPGAQQPAKRGSLPEQRNVSAAFVASPRRASDQPPRQLAKRAGLEERAQTIGHTGRSSPVASAQPPRRTSDTMPLPQRASTPQVKALYNFSAEEADELGFSAGDIIELLDRSDPSWWRGRLRGKSGLFPANYTTLL; translated from the exons ATGGAAGCCCGGGGAAAGTACGACTTCAGCGCCACGGCCACCGACGAGCTGAGCTTCAGAAAGGGCGACACCCTGAAG ATCCTGAGCCCGCAGGACGACTGGTACAGAGCCGAGATGGGCGGGCAGGAAGGATACGTCCCGCAGAACTACGTGGAGGTGCAGACGCCGAG GTGGTTTCAGGAGAACGCCAGTCGCAGCGCTGCAGAGGACGTCCTCCGGTCCAAAGGCTTGGGACACTTTGTGATCCGAGGATGCCAGAGCTCCCCGGGAGACTTCTCCATCTCTGTCAA GCACGAGAGCGACGTCCAGCACTTCAAGGTCATGAAAGACAACAAAGGGCAGTACTTCCTGTGGTCGGAGAAGTTCACCTCCCTCAACAAGCTGGTGGACTTCTACAAGTCCGTCTCCATCTCCAAGACCAGGGAGATCTTCCTCCTCGACGACGGGCCGGACGGCCGCGGCCCCCCGGGGGCCCAGCAGCCG gCGAAGAGGGGAAGTTTGCCCGAACAACGCAACGTGTCCGCGGCCTTCGTGGCGTCACCGCGCAGAGCTTCAGACCAGCCCCCCAGACAGCTG GCCAAGCGAGCCGGTCTGGAGGAGCGAGCTCAAACCATCGGTCACACGGGCCGAAGCAGCCCCGTCGCCTCCGCTCAGCCGCCGCGCCGCACGTCTGACACCATGCCCCTTCCCcag AGGGCGTCCACGCCGCAGGTGAAGGCGCTCTACAACTTCAGCGCCGAGGAGGCCGACGAACTGGGCTTCAGCGCCGGCGACATCATCGAGCTGCTGGATCGCTCCGACCCGtcgtggtggagggggaggctGCGGGGGAAGAGCGGCCTGTTTCCCGCCAACTACACAACGCTGCTGTGA